Within the Echinicola sp. 20G genome, the region TATGAATTAGGTATTCTTGATCTACTTGACAACAGGTTTAATAATAAAAACTGTAATGCTCGAGGACCGGTTACTGAAAAAGCGAAACTGCTAGATACAATTTTGAATGTTGGAAAACATGAAAGAATTAGATCAGAACTAAGCAAGAAGGGTTTCCTTAAATCAAAATCAGCCAATAGAGAAGCTATAAAATTTTTAAATAATCGTGGACTAACCAACCAAAAATTAATTGATCCAGACGAAAATTAAAAAAGTTGTGGAGGCCACAAAAAAGCCGCAGATATAACTTTATCACTTTTGAGTAAATCAAACTCAAAAGCTATGAAAATTGTGTTAACAACCACTGAAGAACTAAATCAACTAATTAACGAAGCTGTATCGAGCGCAGTTCGCAAAATCCCTCTACAACAAACAATACCACCTAATGAGAAATTTCTTAGTAGGAAAGAAGCTGCTGAAAAGCTACGTATTTCATTAGTAACTCTTAATGATTACAGCAAAAGAGGGCTTGTCAAATCATTTTTGATTGGAGGCAGGGTCCTATACAAGGACAAGGATTTAGAAGCTTGTCTCCATGAGGTAAAGCCTGTCAAATATTAAAATAATGATGGGTTTCAAAAAAGCTTTGTCAGGAGAAGTAGCTTCATTTGGCAAATACTATTCAATTTTCTGGCAGTGTAGGGACATAGGTCATATGATTCCTCATATACAAAGGGAATTGGAACAACATTCTGAAATACTTTTCTTATTTGGAGAGGAGGCCATAGCCTTATGGATTTAAATTCACCAAAACCCTCTTCCCCTTGTTTTGTAGCTAAGTACAAATTAAAAGAAAGATGTTTTAATATTGAAGACTTTAGAACGTGTAATCTTGATGCCAATGACACAATCCAAATATTAAACTTTCTGCCCGAACAGCTCAAATTGATTCATTTCACTTCGAAAACCAAGAAAGGGCTTGTCAGTAATGGCTTCAATCCTGGGAACAGTCTTTTTTTTATCCCATTGTATTTCTTATTAAGGAAAGACGAATACCTGTCTTTACGAAATCCTTTTTTACCCTCCACTGGACTTAATTATATGATTAAGGTCTTAATTAATGAGAGAAAAGCCATCCTATTACTGGAATTTTACGAAAGCTTTCCTGTCTCTAGTATAATAAAATATGAAAGGAGGATTCCATGATAGATGACGTGTTACTAGTTATGGACATAACACCTCCAAAGGAGGTGATTAATGGAACCAAACAGCCCTTCATTTGGAAAGACCTCATATTTGCCCCTTCGTTTAGGAAAGACTGTGTCATAAAATACACTGCCACATGGAAAAATTTAAAGTTAGAAATATGGTATGACCAGCTTAAAGTCAATAACTCGTGGCACAAATTTTACCATGGGAATAATTATAGTGACTATACCTTCGAGGATATCAAGCAGACTATTGAACTATTTGTTGAAAAATTTGGACTAAATTTTCTAAAAGCTTCAATTAAGAAACTAACCATTGGATGTAACCTTTCTATTAATTCAAATAAATACTACCCACGGTGTATTTCATTAGGCACCACATTTTTTCAAGAGATGAGAGGGGGAAATACCCATGTAGTTTATGGGCAATATGCAAAGCAAACCAACATAAAATTCAAGATTTATGACAAGCAATATGAGGTCAAAATTCATAATAGGGAAAAAATTGTACCCACGCTTAGAGTGGAACAGGAAATGAACATGAATTATATCAGAAAAAGGAAAGATACATCAATTAGGATCTACACCCCTTCTGACCTTCTTCAAAGAGATTGGCTTGTTGATGTCATATTTGAATTAACGCTGCAAACTGATAGGATTAACTTCAGTGGTGACTTACCTATAGAAAAGTCAGACTCTTTAATCGAATCGGAAATAAAAATTTTAATGGGAAATCTTCAGTATAGGAAAATAATTAAGACAAAAGCTTCTCCAAAGACCTATCAAAAAAGAGTTAAAATTTATGACAAAATGCTTGAAAATTATGAGGTTAAAAAGGCGAGCGACAGGCTTTCACGCTTAGTTGGAAATAAAATGAATTTATTGGCAGGTCCAAATATGGGGTAAAACTTACCCTAAAATTAAAGGTGTGAATATTTCAAAATTCCCAGTAAAATTTACCCATTATTTAGAAAATTCAGTAATGCGTAATAAAAGAAGAATTCAAACTTGTAATATACCATAAAATTAAGGTAAGATTTACCATTTCATAAAAATGAAAACAGTCATACAAATTGAGTCCAAAACAATATTTCTTACCTCTAAGGAGGTTCGCTTTGTCCACCACTACTTGAGTGATGCAAAAATGAATGCCACCACCGCAGCAAAATTGGCAGGGTACAGTAACCGTACAGCTGGACAACAAGGATATGAAAACATGAAAAAACCTGAAATTTTGGAATATATCCAGTTCAAAGCTAAACCAATTTTACAGCAGCTAGAAGTAACACGTGAGAAACTATTACAGGAATTAGCCAATATTGCCTTTTCTAACATCGGAGATGTAACTACACCAGACTGGACTCTGAAGGATCTTAATGAAATAAATCCTGATATTATAGGAGCCGTAAAATCTATAAGGAAAAATAACAACGGTTATAAGGTTACTTTTCATGATAAGCTGGCAGCACTCACTCTCTTGTTGAAACTATGTAACGACATATAAATCAAATCAGTTTTTATAAAAAAAAAACAGATATACCCTAATTCAGGATCATTATAACACAATTAATTCACTATAAATAGGCCATGTCTGCTTTACATTTTTCACTAATTGGTACTCTAAAAAGATATAATTATTTACTTTTTTCACCATTTAAAAGTTATTAATCTAATATTCAGTAAATTACTGTTCCTCATCACATTTTAAACTTTATTTTAGGTATGAGTATGACAAATTTTGACCATTCAACACTTGCTTTACCTCAAACCACACTATCTGCAAGGGAAAATGAGCTAATATATCGATTGCACTTTAATCCCAACCAGTCATACGAGAAGGGCAAAAGACATAAGTTTATCATTAGACTAGAAATCAAACCAAATAACAAATTCACTAAAGAACAAACAGATCAATTCTCAATTAGATTTTTTTCGTTTGATCTCTTTCACACTGAAAATAGTGAAGAATTAAAATTTTTCTCATTTCGCAATAAAAGAGATGCACTAATTGAATTTGAATGCATCGCTAAAAATAGTGGCCCTACACAAATTTTCATTAACTGTTTTCACAATGTTTTCTCATTCCATCGTGAAAAACACACCATTAATATTATTTAACTTCATGGATGATTTTTATGTTGTAACAATAAAACATATTTCTTACAGTATAATAGAAACTTATGATGAAAGAAATAGTGTTTTAAACATTCTTTTCATGAAGAAATCTGATGATGGTAAAAATCCTACCAGGTGGCAAATTGATATAAGAGATACTGGAGAACTGAATAATTTAGAAGGCAGTAAAAGGCAACTTTACAGAAAATTAGAAGAAATAACCATTGATTTATATGAAAAGAATAATAGAGCTACAAATAGTAAGCTAATAGATTTAAATCGAATAGGGGTATATTTATTTAACCAGTTATTTAGTAAACTGGGAGAGCAAGTAAAGTACGATCAATCAATAAAAGAATTATTTCTCCCCTCTTTGATAAATCAAAAAATTCATGTTGTATCATCCCATTTTAAAATCGAATATAAGTTACTGAACAATGGGTTACGTAAAAGTCAAACATCTGATTATGAAAGTTTTTTAGGCAATAAATACATTTTTCTTTTTGATTTATACAATGTAATGACTCAAAATACAACAAATGCCCCAAACAAAGATCCTTCAAATATTAAAATCAAACTTATTCATCATAATGAATTTGAAAACCTTGATAATATCCTTGATTTTCAAGTAGAAAAATACGACCGTTCTCTTCCTATAAGACGATTCATTGAGAATGGAGAATTCGATATATTACATTTAGCTTGCCATATAAAAAGTAATAGCAAATTCAAATCCCCTAAACCAAATGAATATATTTTGGATTTTGGAGACACTTTTTTAACACATTTTGACATTTTGGAATGTAAAAAGTTAGGCGGTAAAGTAGTTTTTATAAGTGCGTGTAATTCAGGCTTTGGAATAGACACCGACTATTGTTTGGTTGAAGACATATTATCCAAAGCTAATGCTTCCACTGTAATAGGAACGAGCGATAGAATTCTTAGTAAATTTGCGACTGAATTTGCTAGTGAATTCTGGAAAAACGTAATAAGATATAATGGATATTTAGATGAGGCCTTACACTTTACTACTCATGATTTTATTAAAAACAGTAAAGGGTGGGGAGGAGTGATATATAAAGTGTATGGTAAAAACACAATTTTTAACTAAAGACCTTTTAATTATGAAGGATAATTCGATTAATATTTTTTATAATGAAGAGCTATTCAGAGATGGTTCTCCAACAATAAGATCTATTCGACAAATTGATCTAGACACACTTGCAAATGAATTAAGTGAATTTAAAAATAAATTAAGGTTAGTCTTTGGAAAAGAAGAGACAAGTAATTCTCCATACGAGCTAGATGAAATTACAGTTTTAGCCGAAATTTCTTCGGAAGGGAAAGTTGGTTTATTAGGAACTGGCGCCTCTGTCGCAGCAAAAGCAAGCTTAACTTTCAAATTTAAAAAAGTAAAAACTACTTAAACTAGATTAAAACAATCCAAAGTATTTTAAGAAATTACACTTTTTTACTTAGATTTATGTTTTTACAACATAGTACTTTTTCGAAAAAGCATGGATTTTGTCAATCAGAACCCGGAGCAAATAGCCAGAGACCAGATAGACAGCTTGCTGGAGAAAGCTGGTTGGTTGGTGCAATCAAAAAACAAGGTCAACCTCTCTGCTGCCAAAGGTATTGCTGTACGGGAATACCAAACCGATTCAGGTCCAGCAGACTACGTTTTATTCGTGGATAAAAAACCTCTAGGAATCATTGAAGCGAAAAGGGAAGAAGAAGGACTAAAACTAACCACTGTTGAAGACCAATCAAAAAGATATGCTCACGGAAAGCTGAAATACCTTAATAATGATCCTTTACCTTTTGCATACGAAAGTACTGGTGTTTTAACTCGATTTACGGATTACCGTGATCCAAAGCCCAGGTCAAGACCAGTATTCCATTTTCATAAACCTAAGACCTTACAGGAATGGGCTAGCACACAGCAAACGCTAAGGAAAAAGCTAACCCTTATGCCAGTGCTCCCAATTGACGGGCTTAGACCCGCACAGATTGGCGCCATTCAAAACCTTGAAAAATCCTTTAAGCACAACCATCCCAAAGCACTTATCCAAATGGCTACTGGGGCCGGAAAGACCTTTACTGCCTGTACCTTTATTTATCGGTTGCTGAAACATGCAAATGCTAAGCGGGTCTTATTTCTAGTGGATACCAAAAATCTAGGAGAGCAAGCAGAGCAGGAATTCCTTAAATTGCAACCCTCAGATGATAACCGAAAATTTACCGAACTGTACAATGTACAACGACTAAGCTCCAGTTATATCGCATCAGACAGCCAAGTATGTATTTCTACCATTCAACGCCTTTATTCTATACTTAAAGGGGAAGAACTGGAGGAAGAGGCTGAAAAGGAGAATCCCAACGAACAATCCTGGCAATGGCAGAAAAAAGATCCTGTTCCAGTAGAGTATTCTAATGATAATCCTATTGAGCAGTTTGACTTTATTGTTATTGATGAATGCCATCGTTCCATCTATAATCTTTGGAAACAAGTATTGGACTATTATGATGCATTTCTGATCGGACTAACCGCCACTCCTGACAAAAGGACTTTCGGTTTCTTTGATGAGAATGTGGTAAGTGAATACACCTATGAACAATCTGTATTAGATGGGGTAAATGTACCCTATGATGTTTTCACCATTGAAACCGAAATCTCCAAGGGAGGAGGAAGAATTGAGGCCAAAGAGTACGTGGACAAACGGGAGAAACTCACCCGTAAAAAACGTTGGGAACGACTGGATGAAGACTATGAGTATACCTCTAAAAAGCTTGATAAGGATGTGGTCTCCCCTAGTCAAATACGAACCATTATTAGGGCTTTCAAAGATAGCCTTCCTAACATATTCTCAGACCGCTTTGATGAAAAGGGAGAATTTGAGGTGCCAAAAACCCTGATATTCGCCAAAACTGATAGCCATGCTGATGACATCATCCAGATAGTCCGAGAAGAATTTGCAGAAGGAAACGATTTCTGCAAAAAGGTAACCTATAAAATCGATGAAGACCCAAAATCTGTATTAAACCGTTTCCGTAATTCCTGGGCTCCTAGGATCGCTGTAACAGTGGACATGATCGCTACAGGTACAGATGTAAAGCCCTTGGAAGTGCTATTGTTTATGCGTGATGTAAAGAGTACCAACTATTTTGAACAGATGAAAGGCCGTGGTACCCGTACCATCAAGTTTGATGACCTCAAAAAAGTGACCCGAACAGCAAAACATACCAAAACCCACTTTGTGATCGTGGATGCCATCGGGGCGACCAAATCTAAAAAAACAGATAGCCGACCGCTTGAACGAAAGCCTGGTGTACCTTTAAAGGATTTGCTCGGAGCAGTGGCTATGGGTGTGCAGGATGAGGACTTGTTTACCTCTCTTGCCAATCGCCTGATACGACTGGAAAAGCAGCTCACAGAAGCGGAAAAAGAAAAATATAAAGAGCATACAGAAGGCACCAGTATGAAAGGAGTAGCTTCCTCCCTATTGGCCGCTTATGATCCTGATATCCTTGAAGACAAACTGGAACAAAGGATTGGGGAAATCGCTCCAGAAAACCGATCGCCTGAACTTATAGAAAACACCAAAAGCACCATCAGAGAAGAACTGATGTCCAAAGCTTCGTCTTTCTTTAATGGAGGAATCAATGAGTATATTGAGAATGTCCGAAAAGTACATGATCAGATCATTGATACCATCAATCAAGATGCATTACTAAAAGCAGAATGGGACAGTTTTAGCAAGGATAAAGCCCAAGATGTGGTAAAGGACTTCAAAGATTATATAGAGTCCCACAAAGAAGAAATAACGGCTTTACGGCTTTTTTACGGTCAACCCTACCAAAGAAGGGAGCTGACCTTCAAAATGACTAAAGACTTACTGGAAAAGCTGAAACTGGAAAAACCCTTACTTGCCCCTCATTATGTATGGGAAGCATATAACCAACTTGAGGAAGTGAAAGGCCATTCCCCAAAAAATGAATTGGTCGTCTTGGTTTCCCTTGTTCGAAGGGTCTGTGGAATAGACAGCCAACTTACCCCTTATCCCAAAATGGTGGACAAGCACTTTCAAGAGTGGATATTTAAGCAAAATGCCGGAAAGCACAATAAGTTCACCGAAGAACAAATGCAGTGGCTCCGCATGCTTAAAGACCATATTGCTACCAGCTTTCATGTGGATATAGAAGACCTGGACTATACCCCATTTGATGCCCAAGGGGGCAGAGGGAAGATGTGGCAGCTCTTTGGGGAGGAGATGAATACGGTTATTGAGGAATTAAATGAGGCTTTAATAGCGTAATTTTTATATGACAACTAAAGAATTTCGAGAATTAATATCAGAATCTAAAAACAAAGATCTTTTCTTTGAACAGGAAGCAAAATTATATTTCCCACAAACTGGCATAGATAGGGAATTTAAAAATATTCCAGCCTTTCATGAGTATCTGATGAATCAGATATCAGGCCTAAAGGGTTTAGGCGATAATATTCCTGATGAATTTCAACGTACCATAACACATTTTAAAAATCAGTCAGAACGAATAGAATATTTTGCTAAAAATAGTGGTAATCGTCCACCACATCAATTCAAAAGCAATTGGAATAATGTAAGAAATATTATCCCCAGTAATGAAAATATATTTGAATTTGATGCTCCCATAACTGATTTCTTGTTAGACATATTTGTAAATAAGAATCTATATTATACAGGTGCACTTCATTACATGGTTGGAAAGATAAGCGCTGGGGGAATTCAAGAAAGAAAATATTTGAATGGCCTGCTTCTTGGTTATGAATACTTTCAGAAAGGAGAAACCGAAATCTCCAAAAGAAGAACGAATGAGAAATCATCATTGACCAAGCTTAGAAAGACAATGGACTCCTATAAATCTGACGCAGAAAAGGAGTTTATTGAACTTTCTACCAAATTAAAAGAAGAGTTTGATGAAAGAAATCAGGAAATACTTGAACTGAAGGAAGGAAACAAAACTTCTTATGAAGAGTGGTTCAGTAAAACTTCCGACTCATTTGACACTTTTAATTCCGAATCCAAAAAACGTATTAACGATCTGGAGGAACTTTACAAGAGTAAGTTATCTCTCGAAGCCCCTGCTAAATACTGGAATGACCGTGCAACTAAACTTAAAACTGAAGGCTATAAGTGGTTGGCGGCACTAGTTGTAATCACCATTATAAGTGCAGGGATATTAACCTACTCACTTAATCTCTTAGCGGATGGAGTTTTAAAAGAAATTTTCAAGGACACTGCCAGTGCTATAAAATGGTCAGTAATTTTTATTACCATTGTATCCCTTTTGGCATTTTTGATAAAAACCTTTTCCAAAATGACCTTTAGTACCTTTCATATGGCCCGTGATGCGGAGGAAAGAGAACAGTTAACCTATGTCTATCTGGCCATGAAAGAAAAACAGTCCATTGATGAAACGGAAAGACACTTGATTATGCAATCGCTTTTTAGCAGGGTGGACACAGGATTACTTAAAGATGATGCATCCCCAACCATGCCAGGGAATATTGTTGATAAATTTATTTCTGGAGCGAGATAAATAAAAGCTGAGCGAGTATGGAACTAAACAAAACAAAATAGTAATTTACATATAGAGAACAAGCATCTGGTTTGTATTTTTAGGGATTAGAAATAACATGGAATTCGAAAATAAACTTAAAATAGGAATAGGAATCTACACAGTTTCCAAGATAGCTACCATACTTCGACAACCATATGCGAAAGTAAATCGATGGGTAAAAGAGTATTGGGATGGGAAACTTGGGGCCCAATTTCAAAGCAGGTACTCCTGGGAAGTGGACAAATCCAAAGCCGTAAGCTTCCATACCTTGATAGAATTCTATGTAATGGTTCAGTTTGCTGAGGCAGGTGTCCAAACAAAAAAAGTTTTGCAAGCACATTTGGAGCTTTCCAAACTATTTAACACCGCTTTCCCATTTGCCCAGAAAAAAGTTATTGATGGCATTCGAACTGATGGATGCAGGGTGTATGTTCAGCACGAAGGGGGGACCGTTTCTCTGGATGGCACCAAGCAGCTGAATCTTGATTTTATAGCGCTGTTTTTTAAAAAACTAGAGTTTGATGCAGATCAACTAGCATCTGGCTTTTGGCCCATGGGTAAAGAAAAATCGATATTTATCGACCCCAAGCGTAAATTTGGACATCCTGTCATCGATGGACATAATATCTATCCAGAAACAATTTTTTCTCACTTCCAAGCAGGGGATCCAGTGGAGTATATCGCTTATGTCTATGACCTGACAGAAAAACAAGTCAAGGATGCCCTCGAATTTTGTAAAGCGGCATGACCATCATTTACCTAGACGAAAATATGCCACGCCATTTGGCCGAAGGATTCCATACTTTACAGGCCCCTGAAGGACTTAAAACAGGTAATAAAATAGAAGTAAAATATATCCCCAAAGAATTTGGCCTAGGCGTGAAGGATGTGGATTGGATACCAAAAATTGGTAGGCAAAAAGCCTGTGTAATAACCCAAGATATCAATATTAATCGAAAAAGTCATGAATTAAAATTGTATCAAGAACATAGAGTCGGTATGTTTTTCCTTAGAGGACCAAGTAAAAAGAAGGGCTTAAGTATCTGGGAAATGGTCCAAGCCTTAGCCAAGCAATGGCCTGAAATATCTAAAATAGCCATTCAGGAACCTAAGCCATTTGCCTATCAAATTACATTAAAGGGCAAGTTAAAGAGATTACCCTAAATTTAAGATCACGATATTGCTGAAATTAATAATGAGAGACAGTTGGATCAATGTTGACCTAGGACATATTCTTGTTCAATCAAAAGAAAAACATAAGCCCCAAAAAGAAGAAGAGCATTTTTATATTGGTTTAGAGCACATTGAAAAAGGAATAGGTGAATTATGTGGTCTAAATCGCTTTGAGAAAATCAAAACTGTTAAGAACAAATTTAGCAAAGGACAAATATTATATGGGAAACTTCGACCGTATTTAAACAAAGTCTATCTAGCGAAGGAGTCTGGGGTTTGCTCTACAGATATTTTAGTGTTTCAGCCGAAAAAAGAAGTCCTCCCTAAGTTTGCTTTACAATATATGTTAAGCAGACAATTTGTAAATGATATGTCAGCAAACACTAATGGTGTTAATCTCCCAAGAGTCCCTACATCCTTCATTAATAACTACCTATTCCCCCTCCCTCCTCTTCCCGAGCAGCGGGCGATAGTGGCCAAGATCGAGCAGCTATTTAGCGAGCTGGACAATGGTATCGCCAACCTAAAAACCGCCAAGGAAAAACTTAAGATCTACCGCCAAGCTGTACTGAAGAAGGCTTTTGAGGGGGAACTGACAAATTCTATTAATAGAATGAAAATAATTCCTTTTGGTGAAGAAATTAAGATTGTAAGCGGTAATACTCCTAAAGGATTAAATGACATTTCATCGTCCGGAAATATTCCTTTTTATAAAGTTAGTGATATGAATCTACCAGGGAATCAAATTGAAATGAAATGCTCTAAATTAGTCCTAAATGATAATGATATCAAAAAACTTAAAATAAAGATTCATCCAAAAGGAACAGTGATATTTCCAAAAAGGGGTGGTGCAATTTTAACAAACAAAAAAAGGATTCTGTCAAAAGATGCTGCATTTGATCTTAATTTAATGGGCGTGATTCCAAATGAAAATTACATTAGCAAATACCTATTCTACTTTTTTCAGTTACAGGATTTGGGCAAAATATGTGATGGATCTGCTGTTCCTCAAATAAATAACAAAAACATCTCTCCACTAAATCTTCCTAAGTACTCATTAAAGGAGCAAAATCAAATCGTTGAGGAAATCGAAACCCGACTTTCTGTTTGCGACAATGTATTATCCACTATTGAAGCCAATCTGGAAAAATCAGAATCACTTCGACAGAGCATTTTAAAAAGGGCTTTTGAGGGGGAACTTCTTGATGAAAAGGAACTGGAAGCTTGTAGGAAAGAAGCTGATTGGGAACCTGCTGAGAAACTTTTGGAGAGGATAAATAAAGAGAAAACATAAAAAAGGAAGAATATGAGTTTTTGGCAAACATTATTCATAGCTGCAATTCCAGCAATATTAACTGGACTTATCGCCTACTTTGGAAATCGATTAGATTATCTAAGGTTTCGTTCTGAAACTATGGCT harbors:
- a CDS encoding CHAT domain-containing protein, producing MKKSDDGKNPTRWQIDIRDTGELNNLEGSKRQLYRKLEEITIDLYEKNNRATNSKLIDLNRIGVYLFNQLFSKLGEQVKYDQSIKELFLPSLINQKIHVVSSHFKIEYKLLNNGLRKSQTSDYESFLGNKYIFLFDLYNVMTQNTTNAPNKDPSNIKIKLIHHNEFENLDNILDFQVEKYDRSLPIRRFIENGEFDILHLACHIKSNSKFKSPKPNEYILDFGDTFLTHFDILECKKLGGKVVFISACNSGFGIDTDYCLVEDILSKANASTVIGTSDRILSKFATEFASEFWKNVIRYNGYLDEALHFTTHDFIKNSKGWGGVIYKVYGKNTIFN
- a CDS encoding terminase small subunit; this encodes MKTVIQIESKTIFLTSKEVRFVHHYLSDAKMNATTAAKLAGYSNRTAGQQGYENMKKPEILEYIQFKAKPILQQLEVTREKLLQELANIAFSNIGDVTTPDWTLKDLNEINPDIIGAVKSIRKNNNGYKVTFHDKLAALTLLLKLCNDI
- a CDS encoding restriction endonuclease subunit S, encoding MLKLIMRDSWINVDLGHILVQSKEKHKPQKEEEHFYIGLEHIEKGIGELCGLNRFEKIKTVKNKFSKGQILYGKLRPYLNKVYLAKESGVCSTDILVFQPKKEVLPKFALQYMLSRQFVNDMSANTNGVNLPRVPTSFINNYLFPLPPLPEQRAIVAKIEQLFSELDNGIANLKTAKEKLKIYRQAVLKKAFEGELTNSINRMKIIPFGEEIKIVSGNTPKGLNDISSSGNIPFYKVSDMNLPGNQIEMKCSKLVLNDNDIKKLKIKIHPKGTVIFPKRGGAILTNKKRILSKDAAFDLNLMGVIPNENYISKYLFYFFQLQDLGKICDGSAVPQINNKNISPLNLPKYSLKEQNQIVEEIETRLSVCDNVLSTIEANLEKSESLRQSILKRAFEGELLDEKELEACRKEADWEPAEKLLERINKEKT
- a CDS encoding helix-turn-helix domain-containing protein, coding for MKIVLTTTEELNQLINEAVSSAVRKIPLQQTIPPNEKFLSRKEAAEKLRISLVTLNDYSKRGLVKSFLIGGRVLYKDKDLEACLHEVKPVKY
- a CDS encoding DUF433 domain-containing protein; amino-acid sequence: MEFENKLKIGIGIYTVSKIATILRQPYAKVNRWVKEYWDGKLGAQFQSRYSWEVDKSKAVSFHTLIEFYVMVQFAEAGVQTKKVLQAHLELSKLFNTAFPFAQKKVIDGIRTDGCRVYVQHEGGTVSLDGTKQLNLDFIALFFKKLEFDADQLASGFWPMGKEKSIFIDPKRKFGHPVIDGHNIYPETIFSHFQAGDPVEYIAYVYDLTEKQVKDALEFCKAA
- a CDS encoding DEAD/DEAH box helicase family protein — its product is MDFVNQNPEQIARDQIDSLLEKAGWLVQSKNKVNLSAAKGIAVREYQTDSGPADYVLFVDKKPLGIIEAKREEEGLKLTTVEDQSKRYAHGKLKYLNNDPLPFAYESTGVLTRFTDYRDPKPRSRPVFHFHKPKTLQEWASTQQTLRKKLTLMPVLPIDGLRPAQIGAIQNLEKSFKHNHPKALIQMATGAGKTFTACTFIYRLLKHANAKRVLFLVDTKNLGEQAEQEFLKLQPSDDNRKFTELYNVQRLSSSYIASDSQVCISTIQRLYSILKGEELEEEAEKENPNEQSWQWQKKDPVPVEYSNDNPIEQFDFIVIDECHRSIYNLWKQVLDYYDAFLIGLTATPDKRTFGFFDENVVSEYTYEQSVLDGVNVPYDVFTIETEISKGGGRIEAKEYVDKREKLTRKKRWERLDEDYEYTSKKLDKDVVSPSQIRTIIRAFKDSLPNIFSDRFDEKGEFEVPKTLIFAKTDSHADDIIQIVREEFAEGNDFCKKVTYKIDEDPKSVLNRFRNSWAPRIAVTVDMIATGTDVKPLEVLLFMRDVKSTNYFEQMKGRGTRTIKFDDLKKVTRTAKHTKTHFVIVDAIGATKSKKTDSRPLERKPGVPLKDLLGAVAMGVQDEDLFTSLANRLIRLEKQLTEAEKEKYKEHTEGTSMKGVASSLLAAYDPDILEDKLEQRIGEIAPENRSPELIENTKSTIREELMSKASSFFNGGINEYIENVRKVHDQIIDTINQDALLKAEWDSFSKDKAQDVVKDFKDYIESHKEEITALRLFYGQPYQRRELTFKMTKDLLEKLKLEKPLLAPHYVWEAYNQLEEVKGHSPKNELVVLVSLVRRVCGIDSQLTPYPKMVDKHFQEWIFKQNAGKHNKFTEEQMQWLRMLKDHIATSFHVDIEDLDYTPFDAQGGRGKMWQLFGEEMNTVIEELNEALIA
- a CDS encoding DUF6161 domain-containing protein; amino-acid sequence: MTTKEFRELISESKNKDLFFEQEAKLYFPQTGIDREFKNIPAFHEYLMNQISGLKGLGDNIPDEFQRTITHFKNQSERIEYFAKNSGNRPPHQFKSNWNNVRNIIPSNENIFEFDAPITDFLLDIFVNKNLYYTGALHYMVGKISAGGIQERKYLNGLLLGYEYFQKGETEISKRRTNEKSSLTKLRKTMDSYKSDAEKEFIELSTKLKEEFDERNQEILELKEGNKTSYEEWFSKTSDSFDTFNSESKKRINDLEELYKSKLSLEAPAKYWNDRATKLKTEGYKWLAALVVITIISAGILTYSLNLLADGVLKEIFKDTASAIKWSVIFITIVSLLAFLIKTFSKMTFSTFHMARDAEEREQLTYVYLAMKEKQSIDETERHLIMQSLFSRVDTGLLKDDASPTMPGNIVDKFISGAR